In the genome of Phlebotomus papatasi isolate M1 chromosome 2, Ppap_2.1, whole genome shotgun sequence, one region contains:
- the LOC129804690 gene encoding cytochrome b5-like, with translation MSSGSSVKKYTMAEVEKHNQRKNLWIVINKGVYDISKFQKEHPGGEEILMDVAGKDASEEFEDVGHSNSARKEMLKYKIGELA, from the exons ATGAGTTCAGGAAGTTCAGTTAAGAAATACACCATGGCTGAGGTGGAGAAGCACAATCAGAGGAAAAATCTCTGGATCGTCATCAATAAGGGCGTGTATGATATCAGCAAATTCCAGAAAGAG CATCCTGGAGGAGAGGAGATTCTCATGGATGTTGCTGGGAAGGATGCCTCGGAGGAATTTGAGGATGTGGGGCATTCAAATTCAGCGAGAAAAGAAATGTTAAAGTATAAAATTGGAGAGTTGGCATGA